In Nocardia sp. NBC_01327, the genomic stretch GGGTATTGCCCGGGTGTTGCTGAAACTATATATCTTTCTGACCGGCCGAATCCGCAAAAAGTCCGGTATCGGTGGGCAGTCGCGACAGTACTCCGTTGAGCCGCGTGTGATGCGCACCCGTGGCCGCCAGCAGCGCGTCGGAATCGCGAGCCAGGAAGGCCGCGAGCTGCTTACTGTGATCGGCGTGCAGCACCACCCGGTCGGCCGTGCTGGCGTGCACCATGGGCTGCACCGGTTCGGTGATATTCCAGGCGTATTCGAGCATGTGCACCACCCGCGGCATACCGGACGGCCGCACCAGCGCGAGATGGAAGTTCCGCGTCTCCCGGTGATAGGCCAGGGCATTCTCGGTGAGTATCGCCCGTTCCAGCCGGGCATGGGTCTCCCGGGCGAGCTCGTGATCGGCCGCCGTGGCCTGGTGCACGGCGGCCGCGAGCGCCGCCGCCTCCAGGCTCTCCCGCACGACATACAGCTCGCGCAGTTCGGCCGCCGTCAGCAGCGTCACCTGATACCCGAAGTTCGCCTTGTGCTCGACGAGCCCCTCGCCGATCAGGGTCTGCAGCGACTCCCGCACCGGAATCGCGCTGACCCCGAACTGCCGGGCCAATTCCCCCAGCGGCATGCCGGTCCCGGGCGGCAGATTGCCCTCGAGGATCAGCCTGCGCAACTCGTCGAGAATCTCGTGCTGCGAGTACCCGCGATGCGCATCGTGCGCAGGGGTGAGCTGAGGCAGTCGAGGTAGTCGCGGTCGGGAAGGCACCAGCCCACGGTAGCCGTCCGGCCTGCGGCCGGGAACCGCGTCACCGGCGGCCGGGTCCGGCGGTTCAGAGCTCGTCGAGGTCGTAACCCAGGGCTTTGAGCGAAAGCCGGTGCAGCGTAGTGCGTTCCGCCGGGGTGAGCCGCTGCAGCACCACATCGGTCGCCGCATCGACCTGCGCGCCGACCTCCTCGCGCAGTTTGCGTCCCGAGGCGGTGATGGTCAGCCGGTATTTGCGCCGGTCGTCGGCATCCCTGGTGCGGGTGACCAGGCCCGCCTTCTCCAGGCTGTCGATCAGCCGGACCACCTCGCTGCGGTCGATGGACAGCGCGTTCGCCATTTCCTGCTGGGTGATGTCGCCGCTCTCCTCCAGGTAGGTCAGCACCCAGTGCTCCCGCAGCGGCGTATCCAGATCGGTGTGTATGGCCTTGTGCAGCTTGCCGAAGGCGTACGTGGGATAGCGCAGCAGTCCACGGGGGTGATAGTCGCGGTTTTCGGTCACGCTGCAGATTATATCTATTGTTGAGTGTCTCAATCATTGTTAAGCTCTGCAATTGAGATGCTCAATCACAACTGAAGGAGGGGTCCGATGTCGCAGCCGCGCACGGATGCCAGCGCTCCCAACGCCCCGAACGTCAATGCCCCCGACCCGAATGCCCCCAACCTGAATGCCCCCGAGGCCTCCGACAAGATCCCCGCACACGTCTGGCGCACCGCCGCCGTCGTGGTGTTCGGCGCGATCATGGGCATGCTCGACACCTCACTGGTCAATATCGGCCTGCACACCATCGGTGCGGACCTGCACAGCTCGCTCGCCACGATTCAATGGGTGGCCAGCGGATACCTACTCGCCCTTGGTGTTTCGCTCACCGTCTGCGGTTGGCTGGCGCGGCGCGTCGGCGTGGGCCGGCTGTGGATCGGCGCACTGCTCGCCTTCACCCTCACCTCGGCCGCCTGTGCGCTGGCCGGGTCGGCGGAATGGCTGATCGCGCTGCGCGTACTGCAGGGGCTCGCTGCCGGAGTCATGATTCCGGCCGGTCAGACCATCCTCGGCCAGGCCGCCGGACCCAAGCGTATGGGCCGGGTCATGGGCGTGGTCGGCATCGCCGTGGTGGGCGCGCCCGCCATCGGGCCGACCATCGGCGGTCTCATGCTGGCGAATTGGAGCTGGCAGTGGCTGTTCCTCATCAATATCCCGCTGGGCCTGATCGGTATCGCGCTCGGGCTGCGGTATCTGCCGCTGCAGGGCGGCGCACCGGCGCAGCGCCTGGACGTGCTCGGCCTGATTCTCGGCGGCGGGGGAGTATCGGCCGTGGTCTACGGCCTGTCGGAAATCGGTATCGACGGATCTTTCACCGCGCTGTCGGTATGGCTGCCGGTCCTGCTCGGCCTGGCCGCGCTCGCCGGATTCATCGCGCGCACGATCAGCAGCAGCCGGCCGCTGCTCGATGTTCGCATGTTCAAGAACCGGGTCTTCGCGGCCGCGAACGCCGCGAGCTTCTTCGCGGGTGCGTCCATGTTCAGCGTGATGGTGTTGCTGCCGTTGTACTTCCAGGTGCTGCACGGTGACGGACTGATTCGCACCGGCCTCCTGCTGATCGCCTTCGGTGCGGGCGGCGTGGTCACCCTCCCGCTCGGCGGCCGCCTGGCCGACCGCTTCGGCGGCGGTGTCATCGCGGTGGGCGGCAACCTCGGGGTGGCGCTGACAGTGCTGCCCTTCGCCTTCCTCCCGATCGATGCCGACCTGCTCCTGATGGAGGCGCTCCTGTTCGCGGCGGGCGTTTTCACCGCCCTGTCGGGTATACCGCTGATCTCGGCGGCCTATGCCTCCGTGCGCCACGACCAGCTGCCCGACGCCGCGGCCTTCGTGAATATCCTGCAGCGTGTCGGCGGCGCGGTCGGCGTGGCCGCGATCGCGGTAATCCTTTCCCGCGCAACGGCATCCGGATGGGATCCGATCTCCGGCTACCACCTCGCCTTCGCGGCGATCGCGGCGCTGTCGCTCATCGCCTCGGCCGCCTCCACGGTGCTCCGTCGCCACCAGCGCCGGTAGCGATCCACCGCGACGACCCGCCGGGCGCCGGGCGCCCGGTGGGTCGTAACGCGGGACGTGTCACCCCTCGCCGATACTGTGGCCGGCATGACTGATTCCGAACTGATGAACCTTCGCAGTAGGGCGGCCGCCGGTGATACCGATGCGGTCGATCAGCTTGTCGAACTCGCCGGTGAGCGCGGCGATATGGAGGAATTGCGGCAGCTGGCGGCCAATGGCAGTCAGGACGCGGCCGACCAACTCGTGCAGCTGGCAATCGAATTCGACGATATGGACGAGCTGCGCCGGCTCGCCGCCACCGGCAATCAGGACGCCGTAGATGTGCTTGCCGAACTCATCGGCGAGGCCAGCGGAACGACCGACTAGCCTGGAGGGACAGCGGAGGTAACTGCGCGAGGCCGGTTCGGGCTCGAATTGTTGTAAGCCGCTTTTCGCTGAACAAGGAGAAGCTGATGCGACGATTCGTCGCACTGCCGGCCACGCTCATCGTGGCCGGAATTTTGACCCTGGGCATTACCGGTGTGGGCGCGGCCGACGACGGCGGGCAATTGATCATCGACGGCCGGGTGTATCTGGATCCGACCGGCTGCTACGACGATCTAGTTCCCCCGGTGACGATTCACAATGACACCGGCACCACCGCCTACGTCTACGCCAATGACGACTGCACCGGCGCCTCGGAAACGATTTCCCCCTACGGAAGTACGGTCAGCGCCGACGGCCGCAGCGTGCGCGTCATGTCATGACCCGTTGCGGGGCGTCCGCGCGATCTGTGACCGAAGTATGACGCCTGCGATGCGGCGGGAACTTCCGAGGCAGGGGTCCGGTTGTACCGGATGCCCATCTGAGGAGGTCAAGTGACACAGGAATACAACCGGAATCCCGCGGCGGTCGCGGCGCTCTCACCCGAGCAGTTCCACGTCACGCAGGAGAACGGCACCGAGCGTGCGTTCACCGGCGAGTACTGGGACAACCACGAGCCGGGAATCTATGTGGATGTGGTGTCCGGCGAGCCCCTGTTCGCCTCGGTCGACAAGTTCGACAGTGGTTCGGGCTGGCCGAGTTTCACCAAGCCGATCGAGGCCGAGACCGTGGTCGAGAAGCGCGACCTCAGTCATCTGATGATCCGCACCGAGGCGCGTTCGGCGCTCGGTGACAGCCATCTCGGCCACGTGTTCAAGGACGGCCCGCGCGAGGCGGGCGGCCTGCGCTACTGCATCAATTCGGCGGCGCTGCGGTTCATCCACCTCGACGATCTCGAGGCGCAGGGCTACGGGCAGTACCGGTCGCTCTTCACCGATAAGCAGGACTGACCCGCCGCGGCGACCGGCGTAGGCGAACCACGGCGCTAGGCTCGGCTTCGTGCCGAAGCTGCTGCTGATTCACCACACGCCGTCGCCGCATATGCAGGAGATGTTCGAGGCGGTGGTGGCCGGAGCCACCGATCCGGAGATCGACGGTGTCGAGGTGGTGCGCCGGGCCGCACTCGCGGTGACCGCGAGCGATGTGCTCGCGGCCGACGGCTATCTCCTCGGCACCCCGGCCAATCTCGGCTATATGTCCGGGGCCCTCAAGCACGCGTTCGACACCTTCTACTACCCCTGCCTGGATTCGACCCGAGGCCGGCCCTACGGCATGTACATGCACGGCAATCAGGGGACCGAGGGCGCCGAACGCGGTGTGGAGAGCATTACCACCGGGCTGGGCTGGGAGAAGGCCGCCGCCGCGGTCCTGGTCTCCGGCCCGCCGACCAAGCAGGATGTCCAGCGCTGCTGGGAACTCGGCGCGACCGTGGCCGCGCACCTCATGCCTTGAGGCTCATCAGCCCCGGGCGGTCTGGCGATATACCTTGCGGGCGGCCAGGATCAGCGGAATCTGCAGGGGCAGTCGGAGAATCGATCCGACCTTCAACGGCAGCGGCTTGTCACTGCGCACCCATTCGTAGGTCATCTGCAGATTGCCCGGGAACACCGCGAGGAACAGCAGCAGCGCGAGTCCGCCGCCCAGCCGCCGCGTCCGCGGCACCGCGAGCGCCCCGGCCACCGCGAGCTCGGCCACTCCGGAACCCAGTGTGTACGCCCGAGCCGAGCCCGGCAGCTGCGGGGGAATCAGGGCGTCGAACGGCTTCGGCGCCACGAAATGCAATGTCCCCATACCGAAAAGCATCACCGAGAGCAGTCGAGCCGTGCCCCCGCCGCCCCCTGAATGCGCAGTCACCGATTCCAGATTCTCGCTCATGCCGTAGAGCGTACGGACAGTTCGCCCGGAACGGGCCCGGCGGTCTTTTTGTACTCGTTCCGAAGTCCGCCTTCCCCCCGAATTCTGGTGGCTGACGCATCCGGCGTGCTTGCCGTCATACTCGATACGAATATTCGGGAGTTGAGAAGAGGTGAGGGCCGGCGTGCAGGCGCAGGATTCGGGGATACGCCGTATCGGGCTGGTCGAGGATCATGAATCGGTCGCTATCGGGCTGGCGGCCATGCTGGCGCCCGAGGCCGATCTGGAGTTGGTGATCACCGCGGGGACGGTGGCGGAGCTGTTGTCCGCCGGACCGCAATTGGATCTGGTGGTATTGGATCTGCGGCTCGCCGACGGGTCATCGCCCGACGACAATGTGCGCACGCTGCGGGAACGCGGTATCGAGGTGCTGGTGTTCACCGGTGCGGACAATCCGTTCATGGTGCGCGAGGCCGCCCGGGCGGGTGTGCTGGGCGTGGTCCGGAAATCGGAGGATGTGCCGACCGTGGTGGCGGCCGTGCGCCGCGCCGCACAGGGCGAGCAGGTGGTGACCACCGATTGGGCGGCCGCCATCGACGGTGATCCGCAGTTGTCGAACGTCGGGTTGAGCCCGCGGCAGCAGCAGGTGCTGCAGCTCTACGCCTCCGGTGAGAAGGCGTCGCGAGTGGCGCGCATGACGGGTCTGTCGGAGCAGACCGTGAACGACTATCTCGGCCGCATCCGGCAGAAGTACGCCGATGCCGGCCGGCCGGCGCCCACGAAAACCGATCTGTACAAGCGGGCCGTCGAGGACGGGTGGCTGCCCGTCCCCGAAAAACGGCAACCGCACGCATGACCGCGACCGGTACGCTCGCCACCCGGCCCGCCGAGCATCCGATGTCCGTGATCACCGCATTCCTGCAACGGCTGCGCCGCGTGCTGGTGATGCCGCAGGAGGATCCGGCGACCGCCGCCTACGACCGCATCATGCGCCGGCTCGGCATCTCCGTCGGCATTGCCGGAATCATCGTCTGCGCCATGGAATTGCCCGAGATCGCCGAACAGGGGCGGCATGCCCCCGGCTGGTGGACGGTGGTCGCCGTGGCGCTGACCTTCGGCTGGTTCCCGGTGCTGGCGGTGGTATCGGCCATTACCGGACCGGGCCCCGTGCGGGTCGTATCCGGTTGTGCCGCACTGAGTTTCCTCGCCGCGCTGGCCACCATGCCGTTCGCGCTGGAAGTCCATTCGGTGGATTCGAGCACGGTGTGGCCGTACCGGGTGGCGGCGCTGGCGGTGATCGCGGCCGTACTGGCCTGGCCACCGCGCTGGGCCGTCGCCTACCTGGTGGCCTCCTCTACATCGGTGGCGCTGTCGATCATCTACACCGTCGCCACGGTCACGCCGTACTCGGTGGTCGAAAACTTCCTGCGCGCAGTGGGTTTGGCGGCCCTGTTCGTCTGGTGCGGTACCGCCGCCACGGGTGCGGCCGCACGGGTCGACCGGGAATCGGCCATTGCCACTCGCCGCGCGGCCGCCGCCGCCTCGGCGCAGGGCCGTGACCACGAGCGCGCGCGTTTCGCCGCACTCATCCACGATGCGGTGCTCTCCACGCTGCTGGAGGCCTCGCGGGCGGGGGCACAGTCGAATGTGCTGCGCCGCCAAGCCGAGCGCACCCTCGAACAACTCGACGAATGTCGCGGCAGCGACCGCGATCCCGATCTGCTCGACGCGCGTTCGGCGGTGCTGTTCCTGCGCGCCGCCGTGCACGAGATCAATCCCGTGGTGCGTTTCGCGACGCGCACCTGGCCGGGCTTCGACGATCTGCGCATGCCGGTGCACGCGGCCAGCACCATTGCCGCGGCGCTCGCCGAGGCGGTGCGCAACAGTCTGCGCCACGCCCAGCTACCCGGTCGTGAGGTGCGCCGCATTGTCACCGCCACCGTGAGCGCGGGCAGTATCCGCATCGTATTCACCGATGACGGCGCCGGTTTCGACCTCGCCGCGGTCTCCGCGGACCGGCTCGGCATCTCCATGAGCATTCTCGGCCGCATGCGGCAATTGGCCGGCGGCAGCGCGTTCGTGGAATCCCAACCGGGAGAGGGCACTACCGTGACACTGGTGTGGGGTGGCGATGGTTCCCGCTGATTACCATGTGGCAGAACTGGATTCGCGGTTCGACCTGCGCGATATGCTCGGCCTGCGCGGCCGCGCCGCCTGGCTGTTCCTGCTGATTCTCGAGGCGACCATCGCGCTGTACATGTTTCGCAATTTCGGCGAATCACCGCAGTGGGCCGCGCTGCTCGGCACCGTGCTCATTCTGAGCGCGGGCGCGCTGGTGGTGGTCGTGCCGGTGGATCCGCTGCCGCTGCCGCTCGCCCTGTTTGCCGCCGCGGCCGGACCGGTGGCCACCGCGCTCACCGTCATGACCCCGTCGGCGGATACCGTCCACCACTCGGTGTGGTCGGCCTTCGCCTCGTCCTATGTCCTCGCGGTGCTGGTCCTGCGCGGCCGGGTCCGGACCGCCTGGGCCGGCGTGGCCGGGATCGCGGGTGTGCTGCTGGTCGCCGGTATGACCGCGCACCTGCAGTCGAATACGGTGGTCGGCTCGCTGGTGCCCATCGGCACCGTCGCCGCGATCTCGGTGTTCAGCATGGTCATGCACCCGATGCAGCGCTCACTGCGACTGCTGCGCGAGGACGCCATGATGCGAGCCGCCTCCGAGGCCACCATGGCCGCCGCCGACAGTGAACGCAGTCGGCAGCTCGCCCGGCTGGACCGGGTGGCGCGCCCGATCCTGGAGCGCATTGCCGACGGGGCCGAACTCACCGCCGCCGAACGTGAGGAATGCCGCCTGCTCGAGGCGGAACTGCGCGACGGCCTGCGGGCGCCGCAGCTCATGACCGATGAACTCAGTGGCGCGGCGCGCGGTGCGCGCGGCCGGGGCGTCGAGGTCGTACTGCTCGACGACGGCGGCTTCGCGGGCGTCCCGGAGTGGGTGCGCAAACGTGTGATCGACGCGGCGACAAGGGAATTGGACGCCGCCAATGCCGGATCGGTGACAGTGCGGGTGCTGCCGCTGGGGCGGCGCGTACTCGCGACGGTGCTCGCGCACGCGCCCGATCACGACTGCCGCACCGAGATCGATACGGACGGTCAGGTCAGCGTCACGGACTGAACGCGCGGCGCACTGGTTCGTGTCAGCTGGCCGGGTCCTCGGGGTCCTTGGTGTCCTTGGGCCGGTGCGCATCGGTGTCCCTGGGGCGCCGTGAATCGCGGGGCATATCCCAGCGGCCCGCGCCGCCCTTCTTCATCTGATCGCGCAGCGCGCCCTGCACGGCCGTCGCCATCCACGAGTTCAGCGACTGCCCGCTCTGTGCCGCGGCATCCTCCGCGCGGGACTTGATCTGCTCGACCAATCGCAGTGTCACGCGGCTGATATCCCCGGTCATCTCCTCGAACGTGGGCTGGTGCTCCTCCTCGGGACCGGCCGCCTTGCGCACGTCCACATGCGCTTCGGCGCCGTCGTACGAGACGTGCACGGTGTGATCGCCGACCGCGGCGCTCACCTCGGTGGCGAGTTCGGACAGCGCCGCCAGCAGGACCAGCCGCGCCGAGTTCTCGGTGGCCGCAGCGAGGGCGGCGGCCGTCGACTGCGTCTTCTCATCGCCGAGCGCGGCGGCCGCGATGAGGTTCTCGCGTAGTTGGGCGGTGTACTTGTTCAGATCCATGACACCAGTGTGCTGTCATAAATGACATCATTCAAGGAGTGATTTGGCGTCACCCCCCGGGAGCGATGCGAATCACCGTCATCGACGGGCCGGTTCGGGTATAACGATGCAAAAGGTGTTTCGGTAACCGGGTAGCCTTCTGGCTATGACGAACGGTGAATCGACGCGAATCGAGCTGCGCGCGTCCGGCACAGTCGGTGTCGCGATGGTGACTCCCTTTACCGCCGAAGGCAAGCTCGATGTCGATGCCGGGGTAGCGCTCGCCGCTCGCCTGGTCGAAGGTGGTGTGGACCTGCTCGCCATCTCCGGCACCACCGGGGAATCGCCGACCACCACCGAGTCGGAGAAGTTCGATCTGCTGCACGCCGTCGTCGACGCGGTCGGTGACCGCGCCACCGTGATCGCGGGTGCCGGCACCTACGACACCGCTCACAGCATCGAGCTGGCACGCAATGCGGCACGCGCCGGCGCCCACGGTTTGCTCGTCGTCACCCCGTATTACTCGCGTCCCTCGCAGGACGGCCTGATCGCGCACTTCACCGCCATCGCTGACAGCACCGATCTGCCTGTCACGCTCTACGACATCCCACCGCGTTCGATGGTGGCCATCAATTCGGACACCATTCGCCGTCTCGCCGAGCATCCGCGCATTGTCGCGGTCAAGGACGCCAAGGGCGATCTCAATGCCGGCGCCGAGCTCATCGCCGAGACGGGCCTGTCCTTCTACTCCGGCGACGATGGGCTGAACCTGCCCTGGCTGTCGGTCGGTGCGGTCGGATTCATCAGTGTTATCGGCCATCTCGTGCCGGATCGCCTGCGTGCACTCGCTGCGGCTCATGCCGCCGGCGATGTGGCCCGGGCTCGTGAAATCAATGTCAGCATGATTCCACTCAATCGGGCCATGTCCCGGCTGGGTGGCGTCGCCATGACCAAGGGTGCGCTGCGGCTGCTCGGGGTCGAGACCGGGGAGCCACGTTTGCCACAACTCATGCCCAATGCCGAGCAGCTCGCCGAGCTTGCCGTGGACCTGCGAGCTGCGGGGGTGCTTGCATGAGCAACCCCGAAGGTCGCCGGCCGCGTCGTACCGCCTCCCGCGCCGCGGGTGCGCCGGAACCTGTTGTCGCACAGCCGAAGGCCGCCGCTGCGCAACCGGAGAAGGTCGTAGCGCCACCGGTGCAGGCGGAAACCGCCGCACCGCAGGAAACTCGGGCCAAGCGCAACGGCACCCGGGCCGCCAAGAACGGGCAGGCCGACGCCGCGCCCGCGAAGGCGCGCCAGGACGACTCCGCGCCCAAATCGCGGCAGGCCGACCGCACCCGTAAGCCGGGCGGGACCCGTTCCCGCCAGGGTGGTCGCGATCGTTCCGAGCCGGTCGCCGCACCGCGTCCCGAACGTCGTCAGCTGCCCCCGCCGCCGAAGGCGCCCAAGGGCGGCCTGCGCGTGTTCGCGCTGGGCGGCATCAGCGAAATCGGCCGCAATATGACCGTTTTCGAATACGACGGCAAGCTGCTGATCATCGACTGCGGTGTGCTGTTCCCCGAGGACCAGCAGCCGGGCGTGGATCTGATCCTGCCCGACTTCGGTCCCATCGAGGACCGCATGGACGATATCGCCGCGGTCATTCTGACCCACGGTCACGAGGATCACATCGGTGCGGTGCCGTTCCTGCTGCGCCTACGCCGCGATATCCCGATCGTCAGTGCCAAGTTCACCCTCGCGCTGGTCGCTGCCAAGTGCCGTGAGCACCGGTTGCAGCCCAAGCTGATCGAGGTCACCGAGGGCCAGCGCACCCAGCACGGCCCGTTCGACTGCGAGTACTTCGCGGTCAACCACTCGATTCCGGATGCCATCGCGGTCGCGGTGCGCACCCCCGCCGGCATGGTGCTGCACACCGGCGATATCAAGCTCGACCAGCTGCCGCTGGACGGCCGCCTCACCGACCTGGCCGGGTTCTCCCGCCTCGGCGACGAGGGCGTGGACCTGTTCCTGGTGGACTCCACCAATGCCGAGGTGCCCGGCTTCGTCACGCCCGAGCGTGAGATCGGCCCGGTTCTGGACACGGTGATCGGCAAGGCCAAGGGCCGGGTCATCGTGGCGTCCTTCGCCTCTCATGTGCACCGCATTCAGCAGGTCGTGGATGTGGCGCAGCGCTACGACCGCCGCATCTGCTTCGTCGGCCGGTCCATGGTCCGCAATATGCAGATCGCCCAGGATCTCGGCTATCTGAATCTGCCGGACGGTCTGGTGGTCGATATCGATCAGGCCGCGAACCTGCCGGTGCACAAGCTGGTGCTCATCTCCACCGGCTCGCAGGGCGAACCGCTGTCGGCGCTCTCGCGCATGGCGCGCGGCGATCACCGCCAGATCAATATTCGCGCCGACGATCTGGTGGTGCTGGCCTCCTCGCTCATTCCGGGCAATGAGAATGCCGTGTTCACCGTCGTGAACGGGCTGACCCGGATCGGTGCGACCGTCATCACCCAGCAGAACGCGAAAGTCCATGTCTCCGGACATGCTTCCGCCGGTGAGCTGCTGTACCTCTACAACGCGGTGCGGCCGACCAATGCCATGCCCGTGCACGGTGAATGGCGGCACCTGCGCGCCAATGCCGCACTCGCGGTGGCGACCGGCGTGCCGGAGGAGCGAGTCATGCTCGCCGAGAACGGCGTTGTGGTCGATCTAGTCGACGGCATCGCCTCGATCACCGGCCGGGTGCCGGTCGGTCAGGTGTACGTGGACGGTCTGTCCGTCGGTGACGTCGGCGAATCCACCCTCTCGGATCGTCTGGTGCTGGGGGAGGGCGGTTTCATCTCCATCACCGTCGCCGTCGACTCCACCACCGGTAAGGCCGTCAGTGCGCCCGAGGTGCACGGCCGCGGCTTCTCCGATGACCCGGACGCCCTGGCCGAAACGCACGAACTCGTCGAAGCGGAACTGCGCCGCCTGTCGAGCGAAGGCATTACCGACACCCACCGCATCGCCCAGAGTGTGCGCCGTGTGGTCGGCAAGTGGGTGGCGGACAAGTACCGCCGCCGCCCGATGATCGTCCCGACGGTCATCGGCGTCTGACTGCCCGAAAAGGCAAGCGCCACAACCTGAGAGCGCCCGGCAGCAACAGCTGCCGGGCGCTCTTGCCGTATCCATGAACCACTCTCGGTTCCGCCGTGAACCGGGAGC encodes the following:
- a CDS encoding GntR family transcriptional regulator, encoding MPSRPRLPRLPQLTPAHDAHRGYSQHEILDELRRLILEGNLPPGTGMPLGELARQFGVSAIPVRESLQTLIGEGLVEHKANFGYQVTLLTAAELRELYVVRESLEAAALAAAVHQATAADHELARETHARLERAILTENALAYHRETRNFHLALVRPSGMPRVVHMLEYAWNITEPVQPMVHASTADRVVLHADHSKQLAAFLARDSDALLAATGAHHTRLNGVLSRLPTDTGLFADSAGQKDI
- a CDS encoding MarR family winged helix-turn-helix transcriptional regulator; its protein translation is MTENRDYHPRGLLRYPTYAFGKLHKAIHTDLDTPLREHWVLTYLEESGDITQQEMANALSIDRSEVVRLIDSLEKAGLVTRTRDADDRRKYRLTITASGRKLREEVGAQVDAATDVVLQRLTPAERTTLHRLSLKALGYDLDEL
- a CDS encoding DHA2 family efflux MFS transporter permease subunit → MSQPRTDASAPNAPNVNAPDPNAPNLNAPEASDKIPAHVWRTAAVVVFGAIMGMLDTSLVNIGLHTIGADLHSSLATIQWVASGYLLALGVSLTVCGWLARRVGVGRLWIGALLAFTLTSAACALAGSAEWLIALRVLQGLAAGVMIPAGQTILGQAAGPKRMGRVMGVVGIAVVGAPAIGPTIGGLMLANWSWQWLFLINIPLGLIGIALGLRYLPLQGGAPAQRLDVLGLILGGGGVSAVVYGLSEIGIDGSFTALSVWLPVLLGLAALAGFIARTISSSRPLLDVRMFKNRVFAAANAASFFAGASMFSVMVLLPLYFQVLHGDGLIRTGLLLIAFGAGGVVTLPLGGRLADRFGGGVIAVGGNLGVALTVLPFAFLPIDADLLLMEALLFAAGVFTALSGIPLISAAYASVRHDQLPDAAAFVNILQRVGGAVGVAAIAVILSRATASGWDPISGYHLAFAAIAALSLIASAASTVLRRHQRR
- the msrB gene encoding peptide-methionine (R)-S-oxide reductase MsrB, with the protein product MTQEYNRNPAAVAALSPEQFHVTQENGTERAFTGEYWDNHEPGIYVDVVSGEPLFASVDKFDSGSGWPSFTKPIEAETVVEKRDLSHLMIRTEARSALGDSHLGHVFKDGPREAGGLRYCINSAALRFIHLDDLEAQGYGQYRSLFTDKQD
- a CDS encoding flavodoxin family protein is translated as MPKLLLIHHTPSPHMQEMFEAVVAGATDPEIDGVEVVRRAALAVTASDVLAADGYLLGTPANLGYMSGALKHAFDTFYYPCLDSTRGRPYGMYMHGNQGTEGAERGVESITTGLGWEKAAAAVLVSGPPTKQDVQRCWELGATVAAHLMP
- a CDS encoding DoxX family protein, with the protein product MLFGMGTLHFVAPKPFDALIPPQLPGSARAYTLGSGVAELAVAGALAVPRTRRLGGGLALLLFLAVFPGNLQMTYEWVRSDKPLPLKVGSILRLPLQIPLILAARKVYRQTARG
- a CDS encoding response regulator transcription factor gives rise to the protein MQAQDSGIRRIGLVEDHESVAIGLAAMLAPEADLELVITAGTVAELLSAGPQLDLVVLDLRLADGSSPDDNVRTLRERGIEVLVFTGADNPFMVREAARAGVLGVVRKSEDVPTVVAAVRRAAQGEQVVTTDWAAAIDGDPQLSNVGLSPRQQQVLQLYASGEKASRVARMTGLSEQTVNDYLGRIRQKYADAGRPAPTKTDLYKRAVEDGWLPVPEKRQPHA
- a CDS encoding sensor histidine kinase; translated protein: MTATGTLATRPAEHPMSVITAFLQRLRRVLVMPQEDPATAAYDRIMRRLGISVGIAGIIVCAMELPEIAEQGRHAPGWWTVVAVALTFGWFPVLAVVSAITGPGPVRVVSGCAALSFLAALATMPFALEVHSVDSSTVWPYRVAALAVIAAVLAWPPRWAVAYLVASSTSVALSIIYTVATVTPYSVVENFLRAVGLAALFVWCGTAATGAAARVDRESAIATRRAAAAASAQGRDHERARFAALIHDAVLSTLLEASRAGAQSNVLRRQAERTLEQLDECRGSDRDPDLLDARSAVLFLRAAVHEINPVVRFATRTWPGFDDLRMPVHAASTIAAALAEAVRNSLRHAQLPGREVRRIVTATVSAGSIRIVFTDDGAGFDLAAVSADRLGISMSILGRMRQLAGGSAFVESQPGEGTTVTLVWGGDGSR
- the dapA gene encoding 4-hydroxy-tetrahydrodipicolinate synthase, yielding MTNGESTRIELRASGTVGVAMVTPFTAEGKLDVDAGVALAARLVEGGVDLLAISGTTGESPTTTESEKFDLLHAVVDAVGDRATVIAGAGTYDTAHSIELARNAARAGAHGLLVVTPYYSRPSQDGLIAHFTAIADSTDLPVTLYDIPPRSMVAINSDTIRRLAEHPRIVAVKDAKGDLNAGAELIAETGLSFYSGDDGLNLPWLSVGAVGFISVIGHLVPDRLRALAAAHAAGDVARAREINVSMIPLNRAMSRLGGVAMTKGALRLLGVETGEPRLPQLMPNAEQLAELAVDLRAAGVLA
- a CDS encoding ribonuclease J gives rise to the protein MSNPEGRRPRRTASRAAGAPEPVVAQPKAAAAQPEKVVAPPVQAETAAPQETRAKRNGTRAAKNGQADAAPAKARQDDSAPKSRQADRTRKPGGTRSRQGGRDRSEPVAAPRPERRQLPPPPKAPKGGLRVFALGGISEIGRNMTVFEYDGKLLIIDCGVLFPEDQQPGVDLILPDFGPIEDRMDDIAAVILTHGHEDHIGAVPFLLRLRRDIPIVSAKFTLALVAAKCREHRLQPKLIEVTEGQRTQHGPFDCEYFAVNHSIPDAIAVAVRTPAGMVLHTGDIKLDQLPLDGRLTDLAGFSRLGDEGVDLFLVDSTNAEVPGFVTPEREIGPVLDTVIGKAKGRVIVASFASHVHRIQQVVDVAQRYDRRICFVGRSMVRNMQIAQDLGYLNLPDGLVVDIDQAANLPVHKLVLISTGSQGEPLSALSRMARGDHRQINIRADDLVVLASSLIPGNENAVFTVVNGLTRIGATVITQQNAKVHVSGHASAGELLYLYNAVRPTNAMPVHGEWRHLRANAALAVATGVPEERVMLAENGVVVDLVDGIASITGRVPVGQVYVDGLSVGDVGESTLSDRLVLGEGGFISITVAVDSTTGKAVSAPEVHGRGFSDDPDALAETHELVEAELRRLSSEGITDTHRIAQSVRRVVGKWVADKYRRRPMIVPTVIGV